A window of Lycium ferocissimum isolate CSIRO_LF1 unplaced genomic scaffold, AGI_CSIRO_Lferr_CH_V1 ctg1534, whole genome shotgun sequence contains these coding sequences:
- the LOC132042434 gene encoding uncharacterized protein LOC132042434 — translation MNDQDNRQILQQVSSLTAYAASLVVIWFWTYRSDVEDSRSIPNEIRLEGEQVRNELLSYLFSSELCFNIIRMTPSAFIGLCEILIRDGGLRPTLQVTVEEQVAKALWLLAHNMTNRELSLIFRRSGESVSRHFHTVLRAILGLYEKFIKQPDGSQVPYEIASNQRFYPYFKVNTTTIFIVCKCKYYLVDGGIMLRSGLITPCRGERYHLKEYSRNPPRNPRELFNLRHASLRNAIERAFGVLKKRFPIIASSTEPSYGVGTQKLIIFACCILHNYLRGVNPNDELLVQVDVELMNSDSVPEEPSNSTESNDETQRGETIRDQIAASMWSNYQA, via the exons ATGAATGATCAAGATAATAGACAGATATTACAACAAGTGAGCTCTTTAACTGCATATGCTGCGAGCTTGGTAGTTATTTGGTTTTGGACCTATAGAAGTGATGTTGAAGATTCTCGCTCGATACCAAATGAAATACGGCTTGAGGGAGAACAAGTTAGAAATGAACTATTGAGCTATCTATTCTCGAGTGAACTCTGTTTTAATATTATAAGGATGACTCCTTCGGCTTTCATCGGGTTATGCGAGATTTTGATTAGAGACGGTGGTCTTAGACCAACGCTTCAAGTTACTGTTGAAGAACAAGTTGCAAAAGCCCTTTGGTTGTTAGCACATAATATGACAAATCGAGAGTTATCTTTAATCTTTCGGCGCTCTGGGGAGTCGGTTAGTCGTCATTTTCATACTGTCTTGCGAGCTATTTTGGGATTgtatgaaaaatttattaaacaacCGGATGGCTCCCAAGTTCCTTATGAAATTGCTAGCAACCAAAGATTCTACCCATACTTTAAGGTTAACACAACTACCATCTTTATAGTTTGCAAAT GTAAATACTACCTTGTTGATGGAGGAATCATGTTGAGAAGTGGGCTTATCACACCTTGTAGGGGAGAGCGGTATCACTTGAAAGAGTATTCAAGAAATCCACCTCGAAATCCTCGTGAATTGTTTAATCTGCGACATGCATCTTTGCGTAATGCTATTGAACGAGCATTTGGAGTTCTTAAAAAGAGATTTCCTATAATTGCTAGTTCAACTGAGCCATCATATGGTGTTGGTACCCAAAAACTTATTATTTTTGCGTGTTGTATTTTGCACAACTATTTAAGAGGAGTAAATCCAAACGATGAGTTACTTGTACAAGTGGATGTTGAGCTTATGAATAGTGATAGTGTGCCTGAAGAACCATCAAATTCTACGGAAAGCAATGACGAAACACAAAGAGGAGAGACAATTCGAGATCAAATTGCAGCTAGCATGTGGTCTAACTACcaagcttaa